GTTTTTAGTGATATGCTCAATACAGTACAAGATGAGCATCATATTGAAGGTTTGTTTGCTGCCCTTCAGCACTTGAAGTTTAATAAACATGAAGTCATTATTTTTAACGTAACAGATAAAGCCAAAGAAGTCGATTTTAAGTTCGAGAATCGTCCTTATCAGTTTGTGGATATGGAAACAGGAGCGATATTGAAAACACATACCTCAAAAGTTAAGGATGCTTATCTTTCCCGAATGGAGAAATACCGACAGGCTATCCGGCTAAAATGTGCGCAGTACAAAATAGATATGGTAGATGCCGATATTGCACAAGGATTTCACCCTATATTACAGGCGTATCTGATTAAACGACAGAAAATGAGCTAATATTAAGCTGAAAAGCTTAAGCTATAGCGTCAATGTTCTTCAAGATAATCTCACAAGCCCATTCAATTTCTTCTTCGGTAATAATAAGTGGCGGTGCTAAGCGCATCGAATTGCTACAGTGTAAAAACCAATCGCTGATCAGGCCATCTACTATGCAGGCATCTATAATTTTTTTGTTGATCTCAAAATTTTCAAATTCTATGGCCATCATCAAACCTATGCCACGAACATCTTTAATAGCCGGATGTTGAAGTAATTTTTTAAATAATAAGCCTTTTTCTGTTACTCCATCTGTAATGTCTTCACTTACTATAGTCTGCAGTGTTGCCAAGCCGGCAGCACAGCTTACGGGGTGCCCACCAAATGTTGTAATGTGACCCAGGATAGGGTTTGTGGCAAGAGATATCATGATTTCACGTGAGCTGATAAAGGCTCCGATAGGCATACCGCCACCAATGCCTTTAGCTAGTAAAAGTATGTCTGGAACTATTCCGAAATGCTCGAATCCAAATAACCGACCCGTACGTCCAAAACCACATTGTATTTCGTCAAACACCAATAAGGTCCCGGTCTCTGTACATTTTGCTCTAAGCTCTTCAAAATAAGCCTTATCGGCAATTCGTATTCCCGCTTCGCCTTGTATGGTCTCCATAAATACAGCCGCAGTGCTGGTCGTAATCAAGTTCAGATCCGGTAAAAATCCGTAATTTATAAACTTAATATTCGGTAAAAGGGGTCTGTATGCTTGTTTAAATTCCTCGTTACCCATCAGACTCAGTGCACCCTGAGTACTGCCGTGATAAGAGTTGTGGCAGGCAATTATTTCCGAACGGTGTGTGTACCTTTTAGCTAACTTCATGGCACCTTCTACAGCTTCAGCTCCTGAATTTACAAAGTAGGTGCAATTTAAATTGGCAGGCAATACCTCAGCCAGGGCTTTTGCAAAGTTTACCTGTGGACTTTGCACAAACTCCCCATAAACCATAATATGCATATAGCTTGCTGCTTGTTGTTGCACTGCGCTTACAACTGCCGGGTGGCAGTGGCCAACATTGCTTACGCCAATGCCGGCAATTAAATCCATGTATTTCCTGCCGTCTGCATCATAAAGATACATTCCACTGGCTTTAACAAATTCTAATAAAAGCGGTTCTAAAGTCGTTTGAGCATTGTGTTGAAGAAATAACTGACGTTGTGTAAGCATACGCCAAAATTACGAATTAATTTGGCTGCGGTTTGCCGTTATTTCTATATTTTGATAGTAATTCTCTTTTAAAAGATTCCTGCGCCCTGTAAAACTTGCCAACGATTTTGATTGGCAGGTTTTCCCTCAGTTTTGAGTAATACCTTCTGTCGAGGTTTAATTCCCGCTGTCTCATGTTAAAATCATTTGAAATTAAAGTTTGTACCTGGCTGTCAGATAATTCCTCAATTTCAGAGATTTTTCTAAAGCTGATCATTTTTTGAGAACGTTCTTTGCGCAACTCATCCTGTTCCCGCTGCCAATCATTATAAATCGGCCAAAAAATTTTAGCCTCGTCTGCGGAAAGATCTAGCTTTTGGGTTAAGTATGCAATTTTATACGATTCAATTTCATTTTTGCGATCTCCAAATCCTTGGGCCGAAACCATGATAGGGAGGATGAATAGAAAAGTAATGAGTAATTGTTTCATTTGATATTGTTTTTATAGACTCGAAGCAATTTCATTTTGTGAATAATTGTTAAGAATATAGTTCTCCAAAGCTACATCTGTAGGCATTGGTTTTGTCTGTTGTAAGCCATTGTCTTTTATATGATCAATAATTACATCCTCATCGATGTCATATAAAATTTGTTCAGTGGCAAGGTCATTATAGGTTAATTTTTGAGCTGGTATATGCTGTTGGTAGAAATAAAAGCCCACAGTACTCAATATCACGAAACAAGCTGCCGAAGCATATTTTAATAGCTTGGAATGCCATAAACGAACAACCCTTGCCGATTGCGCCGATTTGACTTCATTAATCGTTTTGCTAAGAATATTTGATTGTAGTTGCTCAAAGTAGTTAGTCGGAACTGTATAATCGTTACTTTCAGGCATTACTGCTTTGATCTTTTCCTTAACCAACTCACTATTTAGCTGTGTACTAAGCTCATTAAAATAGTTGGCAGGTATAGTAAAGCCTGACTTATCAACTTCAGCTCTCATTTTTTCGAGATATATGGCACTCGATATATGAAAGGTTAAGTCCTCAAAATATTCTTCAGGAACAGAAAAAGGATGGTATACAGATAAGCCAGCTAATGTCGGGGCCTCCTTTTTCCAATCGTTATTTTCTACTTTATTATCCATTTCAAATATATTGATACATTATATCCCAAAAGGTTTAAAATGTAATGTCTTCATTTAGCATAAAAGTTTCAACTTTTTTTACAGCGATGTGGAATGAGGCTTTTAACGCCCCCACGCTGGTGCCGGTAATATCAGATATTTCCTCATATTTTAAATCGTCGAAGTACTTCATGTTGAAAATCAGACGCTGCTTTTCAGGAAGGGTAAGCAATGCCTGTTGAAGCTTTAGCTGGACTTTATCTCCATTAAAATGAGAAGAAGCAATTAAAGTTTCAGTCAGCTCTGCAGATACTTCTTCTAAGGGAGTATTGTTCCGTTGTTTCTTTTTGTTTAAAAAAGTAATGGATTCATTGGTCGCAATGCGGTAAATCCAGGTATACAGCTGTGAGTCGCTGCGGAATTTGTCAAGGTTCTTCCAAACCTTTATAAAGGTATCCTGTACCAAATCATCGGCATCATCATGATCAATTACCAGTCGTCTGATATGCCAATATATTTTTTGCTGATATTTATTTAGAAGCAGGTTAAAGGCTTCATCGCGAGTTTTTTTATTTAAGAATTTCTCTAAAATCTCTGAATCTTCAACCTGCTTCATTAATCGTCCTTTTATATATTATTTATTGGCTCTTTTCATCACCTTTTGAGCAGCCTCAACAATATTTACACTGTCTAACCCGTATTTGGTCATCAATTGATCAGGAGTACCACTTTCGCCAAAACTGTCATTTACTGCAACAAACTCCTGTGGTGTTGGCAATTCTGTTGAAAGTAATCTTGCCACACTTTCACCTAGTCCACCAAATTTGTTGTGTTCTTCGCAAGTAACCACACAGCCTGTTTTCTTTACAGATTTCAATATGGCTTCGTCATCCAAAGGTTTAATGGTGTGAATATTGATGATTTCGGCATCGATACCTAGCTCAGCTAATTTTTCGCCAGCCTCAATTGCTTTCCAAACCATGTGGCCTGTTGCAATAATAGTTACATCTTTACCTTCGTTTACCATCCAGGCTTTTCCGATTTCGAATTTCTGATCAGGATCAGTAAATACAGGAATTACCGGACGGCCAAAACGCAAGTAAACAGGTCCATGATGCTCGGCAATAGCTATTGTAGCAGCTTTGGTTTGGTTGTAATCACAGGTATTGATTACAGTCATACCTGGAAGCATTTTCATTAAGCCTATATCTTCAAGTATCTGGTGAGTTGCACCATCTTCACCTAAGGTTAGACCAGCGTGTGAAGCGCAGATTTTAACATTTTTATCCGAGTAGGCAACCGACTGACGGATCTGGTCGTAAACCCTACCTGTAGAGAAGTTAGCAAAAGTTCCTGTGAAAGGTACTTTTCCGCCAATAGTTAAACCGGCAGCAATACCAATCATATTGGCTTCAGCAATTCCGATTTGGAAAAAACGTTCCGGAAATTCCTTTATAAAGGCATCCATTTTTAAAGAGCCTACTAAGTCAGCACAAAGTGCTACTACTTCAGGATTTTTTTTTCCTGCTTCAAGCAATCCAGCTCCAAAGCCAGAGCGTGTATCTTTTTTTTCAGTGTATGTATACTTCTTCATTCTTAATAATCTTTAAGGGTACTACTTAATTGAGCAAGGGCGGCTACAAGCTGTTCATCATTAGGTGCAACACCATGCCATTTGTGAGATCCCATCATGAAATCAACACCATAACCCATTTGTGTACTCATTAAGTTTAAAACTGGTTTCCCTTTACCCGTTAATGATTTAGCGTAATGTAATGCTTTTACGATAGCATCCATATCATTACCATCAGAATTGATTACATGCCATCCAAAAGCTTCAAATTTAGCTTGAAGGTTTTCAAGTGACAATACTTTTTCTGTAGGACCATCTATTTGCTGACCGTTATAATCGATAGAAGCGATCAGATTATCTACTTTATTATGGGGAGCATACATAATGGCTTCCCAATTTTGACCTTCTTGTAATTCACCATCTCCAAGTAAAGCAAATACAATTGAATGATCTTTATTTAATTTCTTAGCTTGAGCTGCACCAATAGCAACAGACATACCCTGACCTAAAGATCCCGATGCGATTCTGATACCTGGAAGTCCTTCATGAGTTGTCGGGTGACCTTGTAACCTTGAGTTTAACTTTCTGAAAGTAGCTAGTTCACTTACTTCAAAATAGCCTGATCTGGCCAATACGCTGTAAAAAACCGGCGAAATGTGCCCGTTTGAAAGAAAAAACAAATCTTCGCCTTTTCCATCCATCTTAAAATCAGTAGAGTGGTTCATGATTTCAAAATACAATGCAGTCATAAAATCTGCACATCCTAATGATCCACCCGGATGACCCGATTGGCAGGCATGTACCATTCTAACAATATCCCTTCTAACTTGAGCAGCGATATCCTCTAATTCACTTATTTTATGTTTCATTAATTGGGGTTGTTGATTAATAAGACAAATGTAATTAAAAATACATTGGGCTGTATCAAAAGTAGCGCCTTCCTGTTGTTAATCATATCACTCATCTCAATAACCAATTATAATTAATGTTAAATCTCTTTATCTGTTCAAAATGTTAGGTTTATAGGGCTTAAAATATCAAAACAAACGTTTGTGCAGAAAAAAATAGGCATCAATACTAAATAATAAAGTTACATCTGTTGTAATTGGAGCCAACTCTGTTGTTTTCAGTCACAATGTACAATAAAGACAACCGTTTGCGCTAACAAATGGTGTTACTATAATTTAATTAAGCACGTTATTCAATGGAAATTTATATTTTTAGAGCTTGAAGTTTTTAAAATAGTTCAAGAAGTAGGCATCACACAAAATTAAAACAGTAAACTTAATCATGACAAACCAAACAAAATCGTCAGTAATTTCTCCCATTGTAACGATTGGAGCTTTGTTCTTTATTTTTGGCTTTGTAACCTGGGCCAACAGTACACTAATCCCATTTCTAAAACTTGCTTGTGGTCTTAAAACCGATTTCGAAGCCTTCCTTGTTACTTTTGCTTCGTATATTGCTT
This is a stretch of genomic DNA from Candidatus Pedobacter colombiensis. It encodes these proteins:
- a CDS encoding transketolase family protein translates to MKKYTYTEKKDTRSGFGAGLLEAGKKNPEVVALCADLVGSLKMDAFIKEFPERFFQIGIAEANMIGIAAGLTIGGKVPFTGTFANFSTGRVYDQIRQSVAYSDKNVKICASHAGLTLGEDGATHQILEDIGLMKMLPGMTVINTCDYNQTKAATIAIAEHHGPVYLRFGRPVIPVFTDPDQKFEIGKAWMVNEGKDVTIIATGHMVWKAIEAGEKLAELGIDAEIINIHTIKPLDDEAILKSVKKTGCVVTCEEHNKFGGLGESVARLLSTELPTPQEFVAVNDSFGESGTPDQLMTKYGLDSVNIVEAAQKVMKRANK
- a CDS encoding aspartate aminotransferase family protein, whose protein sequence is MLTQRQLFLQHNAQTTLEPLLLEFVKASGMYLYDADGRKYMDLIAGIGVSNVGHCHPAVVSAVQQQAASYMHIMVYGEFVQSPQVNFAKALAEVLPANLNCTYFVNSGAEAVEGAMKLAKRYTHRSEIIACHNSYHGSTQGALSLMGNEEFKQAYRPLLPNIKFINYGFLPDLNLITTSTAAVFMETIQGEAGIRIADKAYFEELRAKCTETGTLLVFDEIQCGFGRTGRLFGFEHFGIVPDILLLAKGIGGGMPIGAFISSREIMISLATNPILGHITTFGGHPVSCAAGLATLQTIVSEDITDGVTEKGLLFKKLLQHPAIKDVRGIGLMMAIEFENFEINKKIIDACIVDGLISDWFLHCSNSMRLAPPLIITEEEIEWACEIILKNIDAIA
- a CDS encoding transketolase is translated as MNQQPQLMKHKISELEDIAAQVRRDIVRMVHACQSGHPGGSLGCADFMTALYFEIMNHSTDFKMDGKGEDLFFLSNGHISPVFYSVLARSGYFEVSELATFRKLNSRLQGHPTTHEGLPGIRIASGSLGQGMSVAIGAAQAKKLNKDHSIVFALLGDGELQEGQNWEAIMYAPHNKVDNLIASIDYNGQQIDGPTEKVLSLENLQAKFEAFGWHVINSDGNDMDAIVKALHYAKSLTGKGKPVLNLMSTQMGYGVDFMMGSHKWHGVAPNDEQLVAALAQLSSTLKDY
- a CDS encoding sigma-70 family RNA polymerase sigma factor, producing the protein MKQVEDSEILEKFLNKKTRDEAFNLLLNKYQQKIYWHIRRLVIDHDDADDLVQDTFIKVWKNLDKFRSDSQLYTWIYRIATNESITFLNKKKQRNNTPLEEVSAELTETLIASSHFNGDKVQLKLQQALLTLPEKQRLIFNMKYFDDLKYEEISDITGTSVGALKASFHIAVKKVETFMLNEDITF